A window of the Peromyscus leucopus breed LL Stock chromosome 22, UCI_PerLeu_2.1, whole genome shotgun sequence genome harbors these coding sequences:
- the Nrxn1 gene encoding neurexin-1 isoform X38 — MDMRWHCENSQTTDDILVASAECPSDDEDIDPCEPSSGGLANPTRVGGREPYPGSAEVIRESSSTTGMVVGIVAAAALCILILLYAMYKYRNRDEGSYHVDESRNYISNSAQSNGAVVKEKQPSSAKSANKNKKNKDKEYYV, encoded by the exons ACCACAGATGACATCCTTGTGGCCTCAGCAGAGTGTCCCAGCGATGACGAGGATATTGACCCCTGTGAGCCGAGCTCAGGTGGGTTAG CCAACCCCACCCGAGTGGGTGGCCGTGAACCATACCCAGGCTCTGCAGAGGTGATCCGGGAATCCAGCAGTACCACTGGTATGGTGGTGGGGATCGTCGCTGCTGCCGCTCTGtgcatcctcatcctcctctACGCCATGTACAAGTACAGAAACCGGGATGAAGGGTCGTACCACGTGGATGAGAGTCGAAACTACATCAGTAACTCAGCACAGTCCAATGGGGCTGTGGTCAAGGAGAAACAGCCCAGCAGCGCCAAAAGcgccaacaaaaacaagaaaaacaaggaTAAAGAGTATTATGTCTGA
- the Nrxn1 gene encoding neurexin-1 isoform X37 — protein MGQKLSRPHQLTSTTDDILVASAECPSDDEDIDPCEPSSGGLANPTRVGGREPYPGSAEVIRESSSTTGMVVGIVAAAALCILILLYAMYKYRNRDEGSYHVDESRNYISNSAQSNGAVVKEKQPSSAKSANKNKKNKDKEYYV, from the exons ACCACAGATGACATCCTTGTGGCCTCAGCAGAGTGTCCCAGCGATGACGAGGATATTGACCCCTGTGAGCCGAGCTCAGGTGGGTTAG CCAACCCCACCCGAGTGGGTGGCCGTGAACCATACCCAGGCTCTGCAGAGGTGATCCGGGAATCCAGCAGTACCACTGGTATGGTGGTGGGGATCGTCGCTGCTGCCGCTCTGtgcatcctcatcctcctctACGCCATGTACAAGTACAGAAACCGGGATGAAGGGTCGTACCACGTGGATGAGAGTCGAAACTACATCAGTAACTCAGCACAGTCCAATGGGGCTGTGGTCAAGGAGAAACAGCCCAGCAGCGCCAAAAGcgccaacaaaaacaagaaaaacaaggaTAAAGAGTATTATGTCTGA